Proteins encoded by one window of Paenibacillus urinalis:
- a CDS encoding oxidoreductase, whose product MRPNWTPDDLPNLKGKTAIVTGGNGGVGYYTTLELAKHGATVIIGSRDPMRGEEAIIKMKQTAPNIAVTVEPLNLADLKSVRSFADKIHGKVKGIDVHINNAGVMAVPTRELTADGFEMHFGTNHLGHFALTGLLLPLIEKNRGRIVTVSAKSAQMGDIDFSDLRMDNKYRPMAAYNRSKLSNILFARELNRRAKKKGITSIAVHPGTSPTGIGRNTPRGTRAFGLLLMKIFGTPPDQSAWPSLIAATDSTITGDIYLGLGMNPLKAKRPKLVDFPKKALDAQLADRLWLLSEKLTDVHYNL is encoded by the coding sequence ATGAGACCAAACTGGACGCCTGACGATCTCCCAAATCTAAAAGGAAAAACCGCTATCGTGACAGGAGGCAATGGCGGGGTAGGCTATTATACGACATTAGAGCTAGCGAAGCACGGTGCCACAGTGATTATTGGAAGCCGGGATCCTATGCGGGGAGAAGAAGCCATCATCAAGATGAAACAAACGGCACCGAATATAGCTGTAACAGTAGAGCCATTAAACTTGGCAGATCTGAAGTCAGTTCGAAGCTTTGCCGACAAAATCCATGGGAAAGTGAAAGGTATAGACGTCCATATAAATAACGCTGGAGTAATGGCAGTTCCGACTCGTGAACTGACGGCAGATGGTTTTGAAATGCACTTTGGAACCAATCATCTTGGACACTTCGCGTTGACAGGTCTGTTATTACCGTTAATTGAAAAGAACCGCGGTCGAATCGTTACAGTTAGCGCAAAGTCAGCTCAAATGGGTGATATAGATTTTTCTGATTTAAGAATGGACAACAAATACAGACCAATGGCAGCATACAATCGCTCGAAACTTTCAAACATACTGTTTGCCCGTGAATTGAATCGACGTGCGAAGAAGAAAGGTATCACTTCTATAGCAGTACATCCGGGTACAAGTCCTACAGGAATCGGGAGAAACACACCGCGGGGAACCAGAGCATTCGGACTGCTATTAATGAAAATATTCGGAACTCCTCCTGATCAATCCGCTTGGCCATCTCTTATTGCGGCGACGGATTCGACAATCACCGGAGACATTTACCTAGGGCTAGGAATGAATCCGCTAAAGGCGAAGAGACCGAAGCTTGTAGATTTCCCCAAAAAGGCTTTGGATGCGCAGCTTGCGGATAGACTTTGGTTACTATCCGAGAAGTTAACCGATGTACATTATAACTTGTAA
- a CDS encoding NAD(P)-dependent oxidoreductase: MKFTIFGASGGTGLQLIDQAINKGHTVKAFVRNADRILLTREGLTVIEGNVFSEEDVGSAIEGQDAVFVALGVTAGSPSDLCFRGTRSIVNAMRRHKVQRLVVLTGFGTSRESRNQLGIGMRMIVKLVYLITFREFYDKERQDGIVRKSGLDWTIVQPSRLTNEPGKGRYKHGAFKPSILAKISRDDVARFMIDSVEHARYIKQSSFIHD; the protein is encoded by the coding sequence ATGAAGTTTACCATCTTTGGAGCTAGCGGGGGTACGGGGTTACAGCTAATAGACCAAGCGATCAACAAGGGACATACCGTAAAAGCCTTTGTTCGTAACGCAGATCGAATCTTGCTTACTCGGGAGGGATTAACCGTTATAGAAGGCAATGTATTTAGTGAAGAGGATGTGGGATCAGCTATTGAGGGGCAAGACGCGGTGTTTGTCGCTTTAGGAGTCACAGCAGGAAGTCCTTCAGATCTATGCTTTCGTGGGACGCGTTCAATTGTGAACGCGATGAGAAGGCATAAAGTACAAAGACTGGTCGTTCTTACGGGCTTTGGCACCAGCAGAGAAAGTAGGAATCAGCTTGGAATTGGGATGAGGATGATTGTTAAACTGGTTTATTTAATAACGTTCCGAGAGTTTTACGATAAGGAAAGGCAGGATGGTATTGTGCGGAAAAGTGGTTTGGACTGGACTATCGTTCAGCCTTCAAGGCTCACCAATGAGCCGGGCAAAGGGCGATATAAGCACGGTGCTTTTAAACCTTCCATACTAGCTAAAATTTCTCGTGACGACGTGGCTAGATTCATGATCGATTCAGTCGAACATGCTCGTTATATCAAACAATCCTCGTTTATTCACGACTGA
- a CDS encoding TetR/AcrR family transcriptional regulator — translation MRYRDDNKVEAIFDATIQLINEIGFSDTSISQIAKRASVSAATIYIYHENKDDLLYKTYLKIKGKMSERMFQEVDHTRTVYERFEVIIRNYVDFIQSFKEYFLFLEQIMNSPLPQKWCLEDTASQFQPIFDLFEAGIRQEILKKEDINMLVVYSILPIAELVKAHLKNGTLLNGEQLDSAIKMSWDAIKA, via the coding sequence ATGAGATATAGAGATGATAACAAAGTCGAGGCAATATTTGACGCAACCATACAGCTAATTAATGAGATCGGGTTCTCTGATACGTCGATATCACAAATCGCCAAGAGAGCGAGTGTATCTGCAGCGACGATTTATATTTACCATGAGAACAAAGACGATCTGCTTTACAAGACCTACTTGAAGATTAAAGGCAAGATGAGCGAGAGAATGTTTCAGGAAGTGGATCATACCCGAACAGTTTACGAACGATTTGAGGTTATCATCCGCAACTATGTTGATTTTATTCAATCTTTCAAAGAGTATTTTTTGTTCCTGGAGCAAATAATGAATTCTCCTCTGCCTCAGAAATGGTGCCTAGAAGATACGGCAAGTCAGTTTCAACCGATCTTCGATCTGTTTGAAGCTGGCATCCGGCAGGAGATCCTGAAGAAGGAAGATATTAACATGCTAGTTGTTTACTCCATCTTGCCGATTGCCGAATTGGTGAAAGCACATTTGAAGAACGGGACCCTATTGAATGGTGAACAATTAGATTCTGCCATCAAGATGAGTTGGGACGCTATTAAAGCATAG
- a CDS encoding acyltransferase family protein: MTRIRESTVNNRLFYMDRLRTFLTILVVFHHAATTYAVPGSWYFYDTLQKPDASFVLMLLFVFINQAFFMGLFFFIAGYFVPSSSDRKGPKSFLKDRLIRLGISLIVYIFLISPVILYTTTLHYSASDSNEVSFWEFYRTQILSFAITEPGPLWFLLALLVFNSVYALVRMVRKDSAPKKSIPFPSVKLLLLTATLIGLVTFGIRQIFPIGKLIFGLNFGYFPAYIVLFIAGIIAYRNQWLTNIPRRTVKIMGIIALIFLPILPIAALILNPTLSTGGGLNSNAFIYAIWEPFVGFGISLLLLAVYRKYRNQTNKFQRSVDSASYTVYIIHSLVLIAYSIWLHNAQMPPFIEFLILGGLGTITSYLLAILIRKIPYAKKVL, from the coding sequence ATGACTCGTATAAGGGAGAGCACCGTGAACAATCGTCTATTTTATATGGATCGTCTGCGGACATTTCTCACAATTTTGGTTGTGTTTCATCATGCAGCGACGACATATGCTGTGCCGGGTTCGTGGTATTTTTATGATACGCTGCAAAAGCCTGATGCAAGTTTTGTACTGATGCTGTTGTTTGTCTTTATCAACCAAGCGTTCTTTATGGGATTATTCTTCTTTATCGCGGGGTACTTTGTGCCCTCATCTTCTGATCGCAAAGGACCGAAGTCTTTTCTCAAAGATCGGCTTATTCGCTTGGGGATTTCTTTGATCGTTTATATCTTCCTCATCAGTCCAGTGATTTTATATACCACCACGCTCCATTATAGTGCAAGCGATAGCAATGAAGTGTCATTTTGGGAGTTTTATCGGACGCAGATCCTCAGCTTTGCAATCACAGAACCGGGTCCGCTCTGGTTTTTGCTTGCACTGCTTGTTTTTAATTCAGTTTATGCGCTGGTACGTATGGTTAGGAAAGATAGTGCTCCGAAGAAGAGTATCCCATTCCCATCGGTGAAATTGCTTCTGCTTACTGCCACGCTCATCGGACTTGTAACCTTCGGAATCCGTCAAATATTCCCGATCGGCAAGCTCATATTTGGATTGAATTTCGGCTATTTTCCTGCATATATCGTACTCTTTATTGCAGGGATCATCGCGTACCGTAATCAGTGGTTAACGAATATCCCACGTCGTACCGTGAAAATCATGGGCATCATCGCACTCATTTTCCTGCCGATACTTCCGATCGCCGCTCTCATCCTCAACCCGACATTGAGTACCGGAGGGGGGTTAAACTCAAATGCCTTCATTTATGCCATATGGGAGCCCTTTGTCGGATTTGGCATCTCTCTACTATTGTTGGCAGTGTACCGCAAATATCGCAATCAAACGAACAAATTTCAACGTAGTGTTGATTCTGCCTCGTATACGGTTTATATCATTCATTCACTCGTATTGATTGCTTATAGCATTTGGTTGCACAACGCACAAATGCCTCCGTTTATTGAGTTTCTGATATTAGGTGGGTTAGGGACAATCACGAGTTATTTGCTCGCTATACTGATTCGGAAAATTCCTTACGCCAAGAAAGTACTATAA
- a CDS encoding peptidase G2 autoproteolytic cleavage domain-containing protein, producing MDGIGNTESGFAAHAEGLNTTASGTASHSEGYQTTASGNASHAEGSTTTAAGAASHTEGYLTNSTIDTAHAEGDSTLASGAAAHAEGYNTNASGIGSHAEGGETLSSGLYAHAEGQNTSAIGQASHAQGMLSSASGDLSHAEGQSTTASGVSSHAEGASTIAAGANSHAEGTGSTTTVNGISAHAEGEGNTASGRASHAEGGAQDPSGTAAPNLSSGPSSHAEGVGTTASGFASHAVGGTFDITIVQGPQAIGDFSHAEGNSTTAIGIASHAEGIGTIANGEAPHAEGVGTVAVGIASHAEGLNTTAFFNGSHIMGQNGQARFPFSWHLANGLMVGPTLNSAVIEGATGNLYLDGTVISPAAADYAEMFETFDGNTIDVGYFVTLMDDKVRTAHAEDDYILGVVSATPAIIADASDLRWHDLYVKDEWGRIQYHDVVVPEVKDKEGRIIITSFTKREGQLNPEYDSSKEYIPRLQRIEWIPVGVVGKLLVRDDGTNQAGGYCWANNEGIATSSTTGYRVMKRTGPNQILIFVK from the coding sequence GTGGATGGGATAGGAAATACAGAGAGTGGTTTTGCGGCTCACGCAGAAGGATTAAATACTACTGCCAGTGGGACAGCGTCTCATTCAGAAGGTTATCAAACGACAGCAAGCGGAAATGCTTCCCATGCCGAGGGAAGCACAACTACAGCAGCCGGTGCAGCATCTCATACGGAAGGATACCTTACGAATTCAACGATCGATACAGCTCATGCCGAAGGTGATTCTACATTAGCTAGCGGCGCTGCAGCACATGCGGAAGGTTATAATACAAATGCTAGTGGAATTGGCTCTCATGCTGAAGGTGGAGAGACACTAAGCAGCGGACTATATGCACATGCTGAAGGTCAAAACACATCTGCCATCGGGCAAGCCTCGCATGCTCAAGGTATGCTTAGCTCAGCGAGCGGTGATTTATCCCATGCTGAAGGTCAAAGCACAACAGCCAGTGGTGTATCCTCTCATGCCGAAGGTGCTAGTACTATCGCAGCAGGAGCAAATTCTCATGCAGAAGGCACAGGATCGACAACGACAGTCAATGGCATTAGCGCTCATGCTGAAGGAGAAGGAAACACAGCGAGCGGCAGAGCTTCTCATGCTGAAGGTGGAGCTCAGGATCCAAGCGGAACAGCTGCTCCTAACCTATCGAGCGGTCCTAGTTCTCACGCGGAGGGGGTTGGAACAACCGCCAGTGGTTTTGCCTCCCATGCAGTAGGGGGAACTTTTGATATTACAATTGTCCAAGGCCCACAGGCGATAGGTGACTTCTCCCATGCGGAAGGGAACAGCACAACCGCAATCGGTATCGCCTCCCATGCGGAAGGGATTGGCACTATAGCAAACGGGGAAGCTCCCCATGCGGAAGGGGTCGGCACGGTAGCAGTTGGTATCGCCTCCCATGCAGAAGGATTGAATACAACAGCGTTTTTCAATGGATCTCATATTATGGGTCAGAATGGACAGGCGCGATTTCCTTTTTCCTGGCACTTAGCAAATGGTCTTATGGTCGGACCCACCTTAAACTCAGCTGTGATTGAAGGAGCCACAGGCAACCTTTATTTGGATGGAACGGTCATCTCTCCGGCAGCTGCCGATTATGCTGAAATGTTTGAAACATTTGACGGAAATACAATTGATGTTGGGTACTTTGTTACCTTAATGGATGATAAAGTTCGAACAGCTCATGCTGAAGATGACTATATTCTTGGTGTAGTGAGTGCGACACCAGCAATTATCGCCGATGCAAGTGATCTAAGATGGCATGATCTATACGTTAAAGATGAGTGGGGAAGAATCCAATATCATGATGTTGTTGTACCTGAAGTGAAAGATAAGGAAGGTCGAATAATTATAACTTCCTTTACCAAAAGAGAAGGTCAACTAAATCCTGAGTATGACTCATCGAAGGAATATATACCGCGATTGCAAAGAATAGAATGGATACCGGTTGGTGTTGTCGGTAAATTGCTTGTTCGTGATGACGGTACTAATCAGGCTGGGGGATATTGCTGGGCAAATAACGAGGGAATCGCAACGTCATCCACAACAGGCTACCGGGTTATGAAAAGGACTGGACCTAATCAAATTTTGATATTTGTGAAATAA
- a CDS encoding alpha/beta hydrolase: MMKKKNLHFGVLATILTMTACSPQSTAQEDTQTQSASATNYGAMTDVSIRVEPIELTEEWDKVFPLSDEVNHRKVTFVNHFGITIAADLYEPKNYEGKLPAIAVSGPFGAVKEQSSGLYAQEMAKKGFLTIAFDPSYTGESSGYPRYFNSPDVNVEDFQSAVDFLSVQENVDPEQIGIIGICGFGGYALQTAALDTRIKATAAMTMYDMSRVTALGYNDTLDEEGRYQARVDYNNQRTEDYTKGIYTLGGGNPEKAPDDAPQFIKDYVDYYKTERGYHTRSVNSNGGWASTTAGSLMNMRLLEYAPEIRSDVLVVHGEDAHSLYFSQDAFKLLKGDNKELEIIPGASHTDLYDQMEVIPFDKLDTFFTNAFADES; encoded by the coding sequence ATGATGAAAAAGAAAAATTTACACTTTGGAGTACTTGCAACAATTCTGACAATGACAGCATGTAGTCCACAGTCAACAGCCCAGGAGGATACTCAGACACAGAGCGCTTCAGCAACCAATTACGGTGCGATGACGGATGTTTCCATTCGTGTAGAACCCATTGAACTCACAGAAGAGTGGGATAAAGTATTCCCTCTCAGCGATGAGGTAAATCACAGAAAAGTGACTTTCGTCAACCATTTTGGAATAACAATTGCAGCCGACCTATATGAGCCAAAGAATTATGAAGGTAAACTTCCTGCGATTGCTGTCAGTGGTCCGTTTGGTGCCGTTAAGGAGCAGTCCTCTGGCCTTTATGCCCAGGAAATGGCCAAAAAAGGATTCTTAACGATTGCCTTTGACCCTTCCTATACTGGGGAGAGTAGCGGATACCCAAGATATTTCAACTCACCTGATGTTAATGTTGAAGATTTCCAAAGTGCTGTGGATTTTCTCTCCGTTCAGGAGAATGTTGATCCTGAGCAAATTGGTATAATCGGTATCTGCGGATTTGGAGGTTATGCGCTTCAGACAGCCGCACTTGATACAAGAATCAAGGCGACAGCCGCAATGACAATGTACGATATGAGTCGTGTTACGGCACTTGGATATAACGATACCCTTGATGAGGAGGGGAGATATCAGGCTCGTGTCGATTATAATAATCAAAGAACAGAAGACTATACAAAGGGCATCTATACCCTGGGAGGCGGAAATCCAGAGAAAGCACCGGATGATGCTCCACAGTTCATCAAAGACTATGTAGATTATTACAAGACTGAGCGTGGCTATCACACACGTTCTGTAAATTCAAATGGAGGATGGGCTTCGACAACTGCAGGTTCCTTAATGAATATGCGTTTATTGGAATATGCTCCTGAGATCCGCAGCGATGTACTTGTTGTTCACGGTGAGGATGCCCATTCTTTATATTTTAGTCAAGATGCCTTTAAGCTTCTCAAAGGTGACAATAAGGAGCTGGAAATTATTCCTGGTGCAAGCCATACAGATCTATATGACCAAATGGAAGTAATTCCGTTTGACAAATTGGATACATTTTTTACTAATGCATTTGCAGATGAGTCATAA
- a CDS encoding MFS transporter, with protein sequence MAKRNNLLIFILTIGVFGILNTEMGYIGILPSIAEHFNVSVSTAGLLVSLFALAVAISGPILPLLLSRINRKTIMLIVLGVFLSGNIVAIFTSNFTTLLVARIIPAFFHPVYCSLAFSVAAASVSREEAPKAVAKVFIGVSAGMVIGVPVSSFIDSVFSLQAAMAFFAVVIAISFIATILFVPSMPVEEKISYGTQLTILKKLITWLSIAAVILLNAAIFGVYSYLADYLGTVTNMAPNTISLTLFLYGGANVIGSMIAGRLLTKNATRLVLMYPLALGAIYIILFFTGHFTLPMLIISLVWGIFGGIGANITQYWIMSAAPNSPDFSNGLFLTAANLGTTFGTAVGGIFISQMGIRYVVIVGILSVILSLAMILLRIFIYNPSKKLDAR encoded by the coding sequence TTGGCTAAACGAAATAATTTACTGATATTCATATTAACGATAGGTGTGTTTGGAATTTTAAATACGGAAATGGGATATATCGGAATATTACCTTCTATAGCTGAACATTTTAATGTTAGTGTATCAACTGCAGGGTTGCTAGTAAGTTTGTTTGCCCTCGCTGTGGCTATATCAGGTCCCATCTTACCGTTATTATTATCAAGAATAAATCGTAAGACGATTATGTTAATTGTACTGGGTGTTTTTCTATCAGGGAACATTGTAGCTATATTTACATCTAATTTCACTACTCTATTAGTTGCGAGGATAATTCCTGCCTTTTTCCATCCGGTCTATTGTTCTTTGGCATTCTCGGTTGCTGCTGCCTCTGTAAGTAGAGAAGAGGCGCCAAAAGCTGTTGCTAAAGTATTTATTGGTGTTTCTGCCGGCATGGTAATCGGGGTACCCGTTTCCAGTTTTATTGATAGTGTATTTTCTCTACAAGCGGCAATGGCCTTTTTTGCTGTTGTAATTGCTATATCGTTCATTGCTACCATATTATTTGTACCCTCAATGCCAGTAGAGGAGAAAATTTCTTACGGAACACAATTAACCATATTAAAAAAATTAATTACGTGGCTTTCCATTGCAGCTGTCATTCTATTGAATGCTGCAATATTTGGAGTATATAGCTATTTAGCGGATTATCTCGGCACAGTTACAAATATGGCGCCTAATACAATCAGCTTAACACTGTTCCTTTATGGCGGGGCCAATGTTATAGGAAGTATGATTGCAGGCAGATTACTTACTAAGAATGCGACTAGATTAGTACTGATGTATCCATTGGCATTAGGAGCAATCTATATTATTTTATTTTTCACAGGACATTTTACTTTACCTATGCTTATCATTAGTTTAGTGTGGGGTATTTTTGGTGGTATAGGAGCTAATATAACGCAATATTGGATTATGTCAGCAGCTCCCAATTCTCCTGATTTTTCTAATGGATTATTTCTCACGGCCGCTAATTTAGGAACAACATTCGGAACAGCTGTAGGTGGAATATTTATATCACAAATGGGTATACGCTACGTTGTAATCGTTGGAATATTATCCGTGATCCTCAGTTTAGCTATGATCTTGTTAAGAATCTTTATATATAATCCGAGCAAAAAGCTAGATGCAAGATGA
- a CDS encoding LysR family transcriptional regulator: MELRVLRYFLAVAREGSMTAAAALLHITQPTLSRQLKDLEQQLSKKLFIRSSHSVTLTEEGILLRKRAEEIIDLVDKVEFEFNSMEDTIAGDVYIGGGETDAMRQIGKVAKDLQLNYPKIRYHLYSGNEEDVTDRLDKGLLDFGVLIQPADLSKYNHIVIPAKDVWGIIMKKNSPLAFKDTIQAVDLLDVPLICSRQPLQQRYSKNEFLDWFGEGFDKLNVVTTYNLAFNAAIMVEEGMGYAIALDKIVNTSRDSNLCFKPLEPRLESELYIVWKKHQSFSVAADMFLKAIQIKFSS; the protein is encoded by the coding sequence ATGGAATTAAGAGTTCTGCGCTACTTTCTTGCTGTAGCAAGAGAAGGCAGCATGACAGCTGCTGCTGCATTGTTACATATCACACAGCCAACCTTATCAAGACAATTAAAAGATTTAGAACAACAACTGAGCAAGAAACTATTCATTCGCAGTAGTCACAGTGTCACTCTCACAGAGGAAGGAATTCTCCTGCGGAAAAGAGCGGAAGAAATTATTGACCTGGTCGATAAAGTGGAATTTGAATTTAACTCTATGGAAGATACAATTGCAGGGGATGTGTACATAGGTGGTGGTGAAACAGATGCCATGAGACAGATAGGAAAGGTAGCCAAAGATCTACAGTTAAATTATCCGAAGATTCGTTATCATCTCTATAGTGGTAACGAAGAAGATGTGACTGATCGCCTTGACAAGGGATTGCTAGACTTTGGTGTTTTAATTCAACCGGCTGATTTGTCAAAATACAATCATATCGTTATCCCTGCCAAGGATGTTTGGGGCATTATTATGAAGAAGAATAGTCCGCTTGCTTTCAAAGATACCATTCAAGCAGTGGATTTATTAGATGTTCCTCTTATCTGTTCCCGTCAGCCTTTGCAACAAAGATATTCTAAAAATGAATTTTTGGATTGGTTTGGTGAAGGTTTTGACAAATTAAATGTCGTGACTACATACAACCTTGCCTTTAATGCTGCGATTATGGTTGAAGAGGGCATGGGTTATGCAATAGCCCTCGATAAAATAGTGAATACGTCTAGAGATAGTAACCTTTGCTTCAAACCTCTAGAACCAAGACTTGAATCAGAATTGTATATTGTTTGGAAGAAACATCAATCATTTTCAGTAGCTGCTGATATGTTTTTAAAAGCAATTCAAATAAAATTCTCATCTTAA